The following proteins are co-located in the uncultured Tolumonas sp. genome:
- the bioD gene encoding dethiobiotin synthase: MSKTFFVTGTDTDVGKTTSTLALLHAAAAQGLKAVAYKPVAAGCEIMEDGLCNQDVLLLQKNSSLQLSYDQVVGYSFEAFSSPHIAAEESGTTIKLDILSEGLAYLQQKTNADIIFVEGAGGWRVPIGHGHFLSDWVKYENLPVIMVVGARLGCINHAVLTQEAIHHDMLQLAGWCMNRINPAMSHYQSNLETLKSLLPAPFLGEIPYINKPYEHNLGQYLDISSLL, from the coding sequence ATGAGCAAAACCTTTTTTGTTACCGGCACTGATACCGATGTAGGTAAAACAACGAGTACGCTGGCTTTATTACATGCGGCTGCAGCACAAGGATTAAAAGCGGTTGCTTACAAACCAGTCGCTGCCGGTTGTGAAATTATGGAAGATGGCCTGTGCAATCAGGATGTCTTGTTATTGCAAAAGAATAGCTCTCTGCAATTAAGTTATGATCAGGTGGTGGGTTATTCTTTCGAAGCGTTTTCTTCCCCTCACATTGCTGCAGAAGAGTCGGGAACAACTATCAAATTAGATATACTGTCGGAAGGGCTTGCCTATTTGCAACAAAAAACCAACGCGGATATTATTTTTGTCGAAGGTGCGGGCGGCTGGCGCGTTCCGATCGGTCATGGGCATTTTCTGTCTGACTGGGTTAAATATGAAAACCTGCCCGTGATCATGGTAGTTGGTGCGCGCTTAGGTTGTATTAACCATGCGGTGCTAACACAAGAAGCAATTCATCATGACATGTTGCAGCTGGCGGGTTGGTGCATGAATCGGATTAATCCGGCCATGAGCCACTACCAATCTAATCTCGAAACATTAAAGAGCTTATTACCTGCACCGTTTTTAGGGGAAATCCCTTACATCAATAAGCCTTATGAGCATAATCTCGGGCAATATCTCGATATCTCCTCGCTTCTCTAA
- the htpX gene encoding protease HtpX gives MKRIVLFLATNLAVMLVLSIVLSLLSSFFGINTRGSSGLLLMAMVFGFGGSIISLLMSKWMAKRAYGIQPIEQPRNEVEYWLVNTVKRQAEQAGIGMPEVGIYDAPDMNAFATGANRNEALVAVSSGLLYSMSRDEAEAVLAHEISHVANGDMVTLTLIQGVVNTFVIYLSRLLAGIISNVSRSDDEESSFGGGMAYFAISMVLELVFGMLASVIVMWFSRQREFRADAGSARLVGKEKMIAALERLARGHESQLDGTMMAFGINGKTAMTELFMSHPPLEKRIQALRDMR, from the coding sequence ATGAAACGCATTGTGCTGTTTCTTGCGACAAACTTAGCAGTGATGCTGGTGCTGTCGATCGTATTGAGTCTGTTAAGTAGTTTTTTTGGTATCAACACCCGTGGGTCGTCCGGTTTGTTGCTGATGGCAATGGTGTTTGGTTTCGGCGGCTCAATTATTTCTCTGCTGATGTCCAAATGGATGGCCAAACGTGCCTATGGCATTCAGCCGATTGAACAGCCACGCAATGAAGTTGAATACTGGTTGGTCAATACGGTTAAACGTCAGGCGGAACAAGCTGGTATCGGTATGCCGGAAGTGGGTATCTATGACGCACCGGATATGAATGCATTCGCGACAGGTGCTAACCGTAATGAAGCGTTAGTGGCAGTCAGCTCGGGTTTGCTTTACAGCATGAGCCGTGATGAAGCTGAAGCGGTGTTGGCGCACGAAATAAGCCATGTTGCCAATGGCGATATGGTCACACTGACGTTAATTCAGGGGGTAGTGAATACCTTCGTGATTTACCTGTCGCGTTTGCTGGCGGGCATTATCAGTAATGTATCGCGCTCGGATGATGAAGAGTCCAGTTTTGGCGGTGGGATGGCTTATTTTGCTATCTCCATGGTGCTGGAGCTGGTATTTGGTATGTTGGCATCCGTCATTGTGATGTGGTTCTCTCGTCAACGTGAGTTCCGGGCTGATGCCGGTTCTGCCCGATTAGTCGGTAAAGAAAAGATGATCGCCGCCTTGGAACGACTGGCTCGGGGTCATGAATCACAACTGGATGGCACTATGATGGCATTTGGTATCAATGGTAAAACGGCAATGACTGAACTGTTCATGAGCCATCCACCATTGGAAAAACGTATTCAGGCATTACGCGACATGCGCTAA
- the ribB gene encoding 3,4-dihydroxy-2-butanone-4-phosphate synthase, producing MNQSLLTPFGNPFQRVERALTALQQGNGVLVVDDEDRENEGDLIFSAEKMTPQQMALMIRECSGIVCLCLTEERVRQLALPMMVEHNTSAYQTGFTITIEAAHGVTTGVSAQDRITTIRTATADGAVAADLNRPGHVFPLRARTGGVLTRRGHTEATVDLMKLAGLKPYGVLCELQNEDGSMSRLPEIVKFADKHDMPVLCIEDLVAYLTENAKEAG from the coding sequence ATGAATCAGTCTTTACTGACCCCGTTTGGCAATCCATTTCAACGTGTAGAACGAGCTTTGACTGCATTGCAGCAAGGTAACGGTGTATTAGTCGTCGATGACGAAGATCGTGAAAATGAAGGCGATCTTATCTTTTCCGCAGAAAAAATGACCCCGCAACAAATGGCACTGATGATCCGTGAGTGTTCCGGCATTGTGTGTTTATGTCTGACGGAAGAGCGTGTACGCCAGTTGGCCTTGCCAATGATGGTGGAACATAACACCAGCGCTTATCAAACTGGCTTTACCATCACCATTGAAGCCGCCCATGGGGTTACAACCGGTGTTTCCGCTCAAGATCGCATCACCACCATTCGAACAGCAACCGCTGATGGGGCTGTAGCTGCAGATCTTAATCGTCCGGGCCATGTCTTCCCTCTGCGTGCCCGTACTGGTGGTGTCTTAACCCGTCGTGGTCATACCGAAGCGACTGTCGATCTGATGAAGCTTGCCGGTTTAAAACCGTATGGCGTTTTGTGCGAGTTACAGAATGAAGATGGCTCGATGTCGCGTTTACCAGAGATTGTGAAATTTGCCGATAAACACGATATGCCGGTGCTGTGTATCGAAGATTTGGTGGCTTATCTGACCGAGAACGCCAAAGAAGCGGGTTAA
- a CDS encoding autotransporter assembly complex family protein, whose product MKYKKYRNYLIAGSLFLGCISAAQAKPVVYDIRGVKGESLDNVRYYLAALPAIDSQKVEGRARKVELAVRQAMQAIGYYSPRINFTYPADKDNRLQIQIDAGKPVLIRQLQVELEGDAQKDPDFLKILSSMDLDVGDVMHHGKYENIKRRLKTLAATHGYFDAKMEKADVQLYPNDRAADIHIIFNSGHRYRFGAITVDGIAQTSVIQPLLHFKQGDFYDTRKLAKLSQALSQTRYFQVVDVHPQMTDNSDFVIPVIVHLEKKKQNQMETGIGFSTDEGPRVQWNWERPWVNDDGHRFSSQIKVAQTTQTVDFSYRIPKKNPIDDYYQLQTTYANVDQADTRSQKIETGLHYWTTLLGRWQRDYFFKTAYEKYEQGEDTGNSLLFMPGASITRVRSQGGIDPYWGDQQTVSVMFSDPSWGSDTRFVKVWGRTKWLRTYASKHRFIFRAEQGALLWGNLSEIPASQRFFTGGDQTVRGFGYDSISPLDSSGKLSGALNVSAGSLEYNYQIAPKWRIATFVDAGTATNDYKDPWKIGTGVGGRWLTPVGQLRFDLAFGVSEQQVPFRLHFALGPEL is encoded by the coding sequence TTGAAATATAAAAAATACCGAAATTACCTGATTGCTGGCAGTCTGTTTTTGGGCTGTATTTCGGCTGCGCAGGCGAAGCCCGTTGTCTATGATATTCGCGGTGTTAAAGGCGAATCATTGGATAATGTGCGTTATTATCTTGCGGCATTACCAGCCATTGATAGCCAAAAAGTTGAAGGCCGGGCAAGAAAAGTTGAGCTGGCTGTTCGGCAAGCCATGCAAGCGATTGGTTATTATTCCCCGCGCATCAATTTCACCTATCCCGCAGATAAAGATAACCGGTTACAGATACAAATCGACGCGGGTAAACCCGTGTTAATTCGCCAGCTTCAGGTCGAATTAGAAGGTGATGCCCAGAAAGATCCTGATTTCCTGAAAATTTTATCGTCGATGGATTTAGACGTTGGCGACGTCATGCATCACGGTAAATATGAAAATATCAAACGTCGGTTAAAAACACTGGCGGCTACCCACGGCTATTTTGACGCTAAGATGGAAAAAGCCGACGTCCAACTCTATCCCAATGATCGGGCGGCTGATATTCATATCATTTTCAACAGCGGTCACCGCTATCGTTTTGGCGCGATTACGGTGGATGGTATTGCACAAACGAGTGTGATCCAGCCGTTATTACATTTTAAACAAGGTGATTTTTACGATACGCGGAAATTGGCTAAACTCAGTCAGGCATTATCACAAACCCGTTATTTTCAGGTGGTGGATGTTCACCCACAAATGACAGATAACAGCGATTTTGTGATCCCCGTAATCGTGCATTTAGAGAAGAAAAAACAGAATCAGATGGAAACCGGTATCGGCTTTTCGACCGATGAAGGCCCTCGGGTACAGTGGAACTGGGAACGCCCGTGGGTGAATGATGACGGGCATCGTTTTTCCTCACAGATCAAGGTGGCACAAACCACACAAACTGTTGATTTCAGCTACCGCATTCCCAAGAAAAATCCGATCGATGATTATTATCAGCTGCAGACTACCTATGCCAATGTGGATCAGGCGGATACTCGCTCGCAGAAAATTGAGACGGGGTTACATTACTGGACTACGTTGCTGGGACGATGGCAACGAGATTATTTTTTCAAGACGGCGTATGAAAAATATGAACAAGGTGAAGATACCGGCAATAGTTTGTTATTCATGCCTGGCGCTTCCATTACCCGCGTCCGTAGTCAGGGCGGGATAGATCCGTATTGGGGCGATCAGCAGACGGTTTCTGTGATGTTTTCTGACCCTAGCTGGGGTTCAGATACCCGCTTTGTGAAAGTATGGGGACGCACCAAATGGCTACGGACTTATGCCAGTAAACATCGTTTCATCTTCCGCGCCGAACAAGGCGCTTTGCTTTGGGGAAACCTGAGTGAGATCCCGGCATCACAGCGTTTCTTTACGGGGGGTGATCAAACGGTACGTGGTTTTGGTTATGACAGTATTTCGCCATTGGACTCTTCCGGTAAGCTTTCCGGTGCGTTGAATGTCAGTGCGGGGAGTCTGGAATATAACTATCAGATCGCACCGAAGTGGCGAATAGCGACTTTTGTTGATGCGGGTACCGCAACGAATGACTACAAAGATCCGTGGAAAATTGGGACTGGTGTGGGGGGGCGTTGGTTAACCCCCGTTGGTCAATTACGATTTGATTTAGCTTTTGGTGTATCGGAGCAACAGGTACCATTCCGTTTGCACTTTGCGTTGGGGCCTGAGTTATGA